Proteins co-encoded in one Girardinichthys multiradiatus isolate DD_20200921_A chromosome 11, DD_fGirMul_XY1, whole genome shotgun sequence genomic window:
- the LOC124876086 gene encoding protein ABHD15 isoform X1: MALYVLNCLFCLLPSFLFLLLCLVLRWPRLCCWAKLAVRAAGWRLWVFICLALELPLHSYKRTKTEKLKSSEPNMLSGHTSDGPRLICKPTALARYLLQHCGSLTKAKLAGWPWGDPHLQTVSSQKCGEHGHNIQFTRDHLLLKDGGTVALDWMVGTRLIEATVQRRWDVKKENQSGRKALGCFTSTPPVLLLIPQFWGGITPHLQLLCHQAMREGFNVVVFHHRGTAGSPLTTARLSEFGDPVDLEQAVAYVHSRHPSSVLVAVSEGSGSGVLLSYLGERGSSTCLTAAAAISPVLLGQLWFESAMPPMYRWGVLFHRKMQLRRYVSSLRGMVDVDRALSSSSLRDFEEALFCSPTKVSPSSERSLNPASSSLRGLTPAGAWALGERGYPAQDWDSYWGSNEPLRDADEVAVPVLCICSSDDPLLPPISTLPLSLFQSNPYFLLALTDRGGHCGFTLEAGKQMDEGRTRKEDEDEGIWSHNAVLEYLRVVSDFLKEAERDWKSWQGRLEVNSLKGQKSRMNTTSLPHRRRGAMIKKSRPQPASVDDVEGDPFTWKRSFTR; the protein is encoded by the exons ATGGCATTATATGTTCTAAATTGTTTATTCTGTTTGCTCCCATCCTTCCTATTTTTATTGCTGTGTTTGGTTCTCCGCTGGCCCAGATTATGTTGTTGGGCCAAGCTGGCTGTCAGGGCTGCAGGCTGGAGACTGTGGGTCTTTATCTGTTTGGCCTTGGAGCTGCCACTTCACAGctataaaagaacaaaaaccgAGAAGCTGAAATCATCAGAGCCAAATATGTTGTCAGGTCACACCTCAGATGGACCAAGGCTCATCTGTAAACCCACTGCACTGGCCAGATATCTCCTGCAGCACTGTGGCTCTCTCACAAAAGCAAAACTGGCTGGCTGGCCTTGGGGAGACCCCCACCTTCAGACTGTCTCCAGCCAAAAGTGTGGAGAACATGGACACAACATACAGTTCACCAGAGACCACCTGTTGCTGAAAGATGGAGGGACTGTAGCCCTGGACTGGATGGTGGGGACGAGACTTATTGAGGCGACGGTACAGAGGAGGTGGGATGTGAAGAAAGAGAATCAATCAGGGAGGAAGGCACTTGGGTGCTTCACCTCTACACCTCCTGTCCTTCTCCTCATCCCTCAGTTCTGGGGAGGGATAACTCCTCACTTACAGCTGCTCTGCCATCAGGCCATGCGGGAGGGCTTCAATGTGGTGGTGTTTCACCATCGAGGCACAGCAGGGTCCCCACTTACTACGGCAAGACTCAGTGAGTTTGGAGACCCAGTGGATCTGGAACAG GCAGTGGCTTATGTCCACAGTCGCCACCCATCCTCTGTGCTGGTTGCAGTGAGTGAGGGATCGGGTTCTGGGGTCCTGCTATCCTACTTGGGCGAGAGAGGTTCAAGCACCTGTTTAACAGCAGCTGCAGCCATCTCACCTGTGCTGCTGGGCCAACTGTGGTTTGAAAGCGCTATGCCGCCTATGTACCGCTGGGGGGTGCTATTTCACAGGAAAATGCAGCTCAGAAG ATACGTAAGTTCCCTCAGAGGAATGGTGGATGTGGATCGTGCCCTCAGCTCTTCCAGCCTCAGAGACTTTGAAGAAGCTCTTTTCTGCTCTCCGACTAAGGTTTCTCCATCCTCGGAGAGATCTTTAAACCCTGCATCTTCCTCCCTGAGGGGCCTCACACCAGCAGGAGCCTGGGCTCTGGGAGAAAGAGGTTACCCAGCCCAGGATTGGGACAGCTACTGGGGGAGCAATGAACCTTTGAGAGATGCAGATGAGGTGGCGGTCCCAGTGCTCTGTATCTGCAGCTCTGATGACCCTCTCCTCCCTCCAATCTCCACACTTCCCCTTTCCCTTTTCCAAAGCAACCCTTACTTCCTGCTGGCGTTAACAGACAGAGGAGGGCACTGTGGGTTCACCCTGGAGGCCGGGAAGCAGATGGATGAAGGGAGAACAAGAAAAGAGGACGAAGATGAAGGTATTTGGAGTCATAATGCAGTTCTTGAGTACCTAAGAGTGGTGTCTGATTTCCTGAAAGAGGCAGAGAGGGATTGGAAAAGCTGGCAAGGCCGACTAGAAGTGAACAGTCTCAAAGGACAGAAGAGCAGAAtgaacactacatcactgcctcATCGGAGGAGAGGCGCCATGATAAAGAAATCGAGACCCCAACCAGCTAGTGTGGATGATGTAGAGGGAGACCCCTTTACCTGGAAGAGGTCCTTTACTCGTTAA
- the LOC124876086 gene encoding protein ABHD15 isoform X2 has product MLSGHTSDGPRLICKPTALARYLLQHCGSLTKAKLAGWPWGDPHLQTVSSQKCGEHGHNIQFTRDHLLLKDGGTVALDWMVGTRLIEATVQRRWDVKKENQSGRKALGCFTSTPPVLLLIPQFWGGITPHLQLLCHQAMREGFNVVVFHHRGTAGSPLTTARLSEFGDPVDLEQAVAYVHSRHPSSVLVAVSEGSGSGVLLSYLGERGSSTCLTAAAAISPVLLGQLWFESAMPPMYRWGVLFHRKMQLRRYVSSLRGMVDVDRALSSSSLRDFEEALFCSPTKVSPSSERSLNPASSSLRGLTPAGAWALGERGYPAQDWDSYWGSNEPLRDADEVAVPVLCICSSDDPLLPPISTLPLSLFQSNPYFLLALTDRGGHCGFTLEAGKQMDEGRTRKEDEDEGIWSHNAVLEYLRVVSDFLKEAERDWKSWQGRLEVNSLKGQKSRMNTTSLPHRRRGAMIKKSRPQPASVDDVEGDPFTWKRSFTR; this is encoded by the exons ATGTTGTCAGGTCACACCTCAGATGGACCAAGGCTCATCTGTAAACCCACTGCACTGGCCAGATATCTCCTGCAGCACTGTGGCTCTCTCACAAAAGCAAAACTGGCTGGCTGGCCTTGGGGAGACCCCCACCTTCAGACTGTCTCCAGCCAAAAGTGTGGAGAACATGGACACAACATACAGTTCACCAGAGACCACCTGTTGCTGAAAGATGGAGGGACTGTAGCCCTGGACTGGATGGTGGGGACGAGACTTATTGAGGCGACGGTACAGAGGAGGTGGGATGTGAAGAAAGAGAATCAATCAGGGAGGAAGGCACTTGGGTGCTTCACCTCTACACCTCCTGTCCTTCTCCTCATCCCTCAGTTCTGGGGAGGGATAACTCCTCACTTACAGCTGCTCTGCCATCAGGCCATGCGGGAGGGCTTCAATGTGGTGGTGTTTCACCATCGAGGCACAGCAGGGTCCCCACTTACTACGGCAAGACTCAGTGAGTTTGGAGACCCAGTGGATCTGGAACAG GCAGTGGCTTATGTCCACAGTCGCCACCCATCCTCTGTGCTGGTTGCAGTGAGTGAGGGATCGGGTTCTGGGGTCCTGCTATCCTACTTGGGCGAGAGAGGTTCAAGCACCTGTTTAACAGCAGCTGCAGCCATCTCACCTGTGCTGCTGGGCCAACTGTGGTTTGAAAGCGCTATGCCGCCTATGTACCGCTGGGGGGTGCTATTTCACAGGAAAATGCAGCTCAGAAG ATACGTAAGTTCCCTCAGAGGAATGGTGGATGTGGATCGTGCCCTCAGCTCTTCCAGCCTCAGAGACTTTGAAGAAGCTCTTTTCTGCTCTCCGACTAAGGTTTCTCCATCCTCGGAGAGATCTTTAAACCCTGCATCTTCCTCCCTGAGGGGCCTCACACCAGCAGGAGCCTGGGCTCTGGGAGAAAGAGGTTACCCAGCCCAGGATTGGGACAGCTACTGGGGGAGCAATGAACCTTTGAGAGATGCAGATGAGGTGGCGGTCCCAGTGCTCTGTATCTGCAGCTCTGATGACCCTCTCCTCCCTCCAATCTCCACACTTCCCCTTTCCCTTTTCCAAAGCAACCCTTACTTCCTGCTGGCGTTAACAGACAGAGGAGGGCACTGTGGGTTCACCCTGGAGGCCGGGAAGCAGATGGATGAAGGGAGAACAAGAAAAGAGGACGAAGATGAAGGTATTTGGAGTCATAATGCAGTTCTTGAGTACCTAAGAGTGGTGTCTGATTTCCTGAAAGAGGCAGAGAGGGATTGGAAAAGCTGGCAAGGCCGACTAGAAGTGAACAGTCTCAAAGGACAGAAGAGCAGAAtgaacactacatcactgcctcATCGGAGGAGAGGCGCCATGATAAAGAAATCGAGACCCCAACCAGCTAGTGTGGATGATGTAGAGGGAGACCCCTTTACCTGGAAGAGGTCCTTTACTCGTTAA